A single region of the Oryzias latipes chromosome 19, ASM223467v1 genome encodes:
- the LOC101164943 gene encoding synaptotagmin-15-like yields the protein MCELQLSACSDQMLLLAAGLSVGLLVFCSWRKKTRQSQYQELFSVVPSVPAGPAPLILVSQGSWTLPSDIPFTIPPRFIPQSKKDLKNDELEAAEGQEIQKTETQQDILAHRESLSVRGWYPVGSVLTGLYSVSALNEVVAPPPGMATRLLFSVEYRHSSEQLVVFLLRLGNLPPRFHSNATLVELRLLPDDRRPRQAKGRGTGPDPEFNDFFVFQAFKAFCACCGIAFVQVSGVCVQECTLSVCVLSREADGKRHAVGRVLFPLKGELGLAGRVLWKDLELEDDVQCSELGDVQISLCYSSSQQRLSVGVLRARGLQLLTDAGVCVKVGLQLHSRVIKTKRSCEVNEGPDPFFNYKTTFKLKLQHLDEACLRFEIQQPNKSHSELACQLGGLVLGPFMYARGPQLQHWMDMVNPEQEPVKLWHGLGRAA from the exons ATGTGCGAGCTTCAGCTGAGCGCTTGTTCAGACCagatgctgctgctggctgCTGGACTGTCTGTGGGTCTGCTGGTGTTCTGCTCCTGGAGGAAGAAGACCCGGCAGAGTCAGTACCAGGAGCTGTTCTCTGTGGTGCCGTCTGTTCCTGCAGGCCCTGCTCCACTCATCCTGGTGTCTCAGGGTTCCTGGACATT gCCCAGTGACATCCCTTTCACAATTCCTCCTCGCTTCATCCCACAAagcaaaaaggatttaaaaaatgatgagcTGGAGGCTGCAGAAGGTCAGGAAATTCAGAAGACTGAGACCCAGCAAGACATCCTGGCTCATCGCGAGTCATTATCTGTGAGAG GTTGGTACCCTGTGGGGTCTGTGCTGACAGGCCTGTACTCTGTCAGTGCTCTAAACGAGGTGGTGGCCCCGCCTCCTGGCATGGCTACTCGTCTCCTCTTCTCTGTGGAGTACCGACATAGCAGCGAGCAGCTTGTGGTTTTCCTGCTCCGCCTTGGAAACCTCCCTCCCCGTTTCCACTCCAACGCGACTCTGGTGGAGCTGCGACTTCTGCCAGATGACCGGCGACCCCGTCAGGCGAAAGGTCGAGGGACAGGACCTGACCCAGAGTTCAacgatttctttgttttccag gcttttaaagcattttgtgCATGTTGTGGAATTGCATTTGTGCAGGTGTCAGGAGTGTGTGTGCAGGAGTGCACCCTCAGTGTTTGTGTGCTGAGCCGTGAGGCCGACGGTAAGCGTCACGCGGTGGGCAGGGTGCTCTTCCCTCTGAAGGGGGAGCTAGGGCTGGCTGGCAGGGTGCTCTGGAAAGACTTGGAGCTGGAGGACGATGTGCAG TGCTCGGAGCTGGGGGACGTCCAGATTTCTCTGTGCTACAGTTCCTCTCAGCAGCGCCTCTCAGTGGGAGTTTTGCGAGCCCGAGGCCTCCAACTGTTAACAGACGCAG gtgtgtgtgtgaaggtggGCCTTCAGTTACACTCTCGAGTGATAAAAACGAAGCGCAGCTGTGAGGTGAACGAAGGACCTGACCCTTTCTTCAActacaaaacaacttttaaactgaagctgcaacatctggatgaagcttgtcTGAGGTTTGAGATACAGCAGCCCAACAAAAGCCACTCAG AGCTTGCCTGCCAGCTGGGGGGGCTGGTGTTAGGTCCATTTATGTATGCCAGGGGTCCTCAGCTTCAGCACTGGATGGACATGGTGAATCCTGAACAGGAGCCGGTCAAACTGTGGCATGGGCTTGGCAGGGCCGCCTGA
- the LOC105357461 gene encoding uncharacterized protein LOC105357461, whose amino-acid sequence MERSCRPASESYPSACFSVQAGHAGDEDDHAPIFSLSKSSVDVVMATGSLHKLDPTWRRLDLKRSSSTNTHSDQNSVTTLQQLRHHKWRQNNRSFTTQNEDLLSPPPLSGRWISNMNRWSGCSGSMHSGSSTPDTVVWKDEPSGHNSPNQEAPNSSAPHSPQSKINSPPSTPSHLVFPFHTPTLPVTNCSISSSSPLRLSTEELPGSSPYLQLTSAESRGSSERLVFQFPSPVPSPVSSAHEDMCSDPASFVDGTITRQSTPDGSLLLEEEKAKSSQEMLSNSETSSPVAGQEIPKETSSFHLVGSQQVKQSISTEQGFKLSVVSSFSDSLLSRRCSFRTWDATTAKLKRNREEGTMTSQLQMVEAAVQTTSPLGSWCDLRKSMSPSNTSSHSILGSPPGSRLNLRSPVGSHSNLVSPSSSMFPGSSCGEKQKQEENPELDATSVSSHHLERKRSCLKIQPEGRDELGRRSSMKQVQWDEDGLTWDVYGASLDPEELSSVIQKHLERKSSFQPVKRSSKKMRAPKPPVIANLITTMAPDMSPPAMSIKCMVDGESEDTIETIGAAELQQGAESEKTIEAPRRRSRAEKDNPKDTKGKVCGDQVCKSPSQESENSKKKTVIKSLRRPRWCGSSRKTDE is encoded by the coding sequence ATGGAGAGATCTTGTCGTCCTGCATCTGAAAGCTACCCATCAGCTTGTTTTTCAGTCCAAGCTGGGCATGCGGGGGATGAGGATGACCATGCCCCTATCTTCTCCCTTTCTAAGAGTTCTGTGgatgttgtcatggcaacaggCTCCCTCCACAAGCTGGACCCCACATGGAGGAGACTGGACCTGAAGCGCAGCTCCAGCACTAACACTCACTCTGACCAGAACTCTGTAACAACTCTCCAGCAACTGCGCCATCACAAATGGAGACAGAACAACCGGTCATTCACCACCCAAAACGAGGACCTGCTCAGTCCGCCGCCACTCAGTGGACGCTGGATCTCCAACATGAATCGCTGGAGCGGGTGCAGCGGCAGCATGCACAGCGGCAGCAGCACACCGGACACAGTAGTGTGGAAAGATGAACCTTCGGGCCACAACAGTCCCAACCAGGAGGCCCCCAACTCCTCCGCACCCCACTCTCCCCAGTCCAAAATCAATTCTCCACCATCCACACCCTCCCATTTAGTCTTCCCATTCCACACTCCCACTTTACCAGTCACAAACTGCTcaatctcctcttcctcaccactTAGACTAAGCACAGAAGAGCTACCTGGATCCTCACCTTACCTTCAGCTGACCAGCGCAGAGAGTAGAGGATCCTCTGAGAGGCTGGTGTTTCAGTTCCCCTCCCCCGTCCCATCACCTGTTAGCTCAGCACATGAAGACATGTGTTCGGATCCTGCATCCTTTGTGGATGGCACAATAACAAGGCAATCTACTCCTGATGGTAGCCTCTTATTGGAGGaggaaaaagcaaaaagctCTCAGGAAATGTTGAGTAACTCAGAGACGAGTTCTCCTGTAGCAGGTCAGGAGATTCCAAAAGAAACTTCCAGCTTTCATCTTGTTGGGTCGCAGCAGGTGAAGCAAAGCATTTCCACAGAACAAGGTTTCAAACTATCAGTTGTTTCATCCTTCAGTGACTCCCTGTTGAGTAGAAGGTGCAGCTTTAGAACCTGGGATGCAACAACGGCAAAGTTAAAGCGCAACAGAGAGGAAGGAACAATGACCTCCCAGCTTCAAATGGTTGAGGCGGCGGTGCAGACAACCTCCCCTCTAGGTTCCTGGTGTGACCTCCGGAAAAGCATGTCCCCTTCAAACACAAGCTCACACTCTATCTTGGGGTCTCCTCCTGGATCCCGATTGAACCTGAGGTCCCCCGTGGGGTCTCACTCTAACCTGGTTTCCCCATCGTCCAGTATGTTTCCTGGAAGCAgctgtggagaaaagcagaagCAAGAGGAAAACCCAGAGTTGGACGCCACTTCTGTGTCTTCGCATCATCTCGAGAGGAAGAGATCGTGTTTGAAGATCCAGCCCGAGGGAAGAGATGAGCtagggaggaggagcagcatgAAGCAGGTTCAGTGGGATGAAGATGGACTGACATGGGATGTTTATGGGGCATCTCTAGACCCAGAAGAGCTGAGCTCAGTCATACAGAAACATCTGGAGCGCAAGAGCAGCTTCCAACCTGTGAAACGCTCTTCAAAGAAGATGAGAGCACCAAAGCCTCCAGTTATAGCAAATCTGATCACAACTATGGCTCCTGACATGAGTCCACCTGCTATGAGCATTAAGTGTATGGTTGATGGTGAAAGTGAAGACACAATAGAGACGATAGGAGCAGCAGAGTTGCAGCAAGGAGCAGAATCTGAGAAAACAATAGAAGCTCCTcgaaggaggagcagagctgaGAAAGACAACCCAAAGGACACAAAGGGGAAAGTTTGTGGAGATCAGGTCTGCAAGTCACCTTCACAGGAGAGTGAGAACAGTAAGAAAAAGACAGTGATCAAGTCTCTAAGGAGACCTCGGTGGTGTGGAAGCTCAAGAAAGACAGATGAGTAA